The DNA segment GGATATTCTTTCTGATGGTTCCTTAGATTTTGATGATGATTTCTTAGCACAGTTTGATGTGGTAGTAGCTTCTGTTCATAGTAATTTTAAGCAAGGAAAAGGGGAAATGACAAGTAGAATAATTAAGGCTATCCAAAATCCCCATGTGGATATCATTGGTCATTTAACGGGTCGCCTTTTACTTAAAAGAAATCCCTATGAATTAGATATTGAAGAAATTTTCCAAGTTGCTAAAAATGAAAAAATAGCTTTCGAAATCAATAGTTCTCCTGATCGTTTGGATTTGAAAACAGAACATCTTTGGAAAGCAAAAAAATTGGGGATTAAAATAGCCATAAATACTGATAGTCATAGTAGGATAGAACTAGCTAATATAATTTTAGGTGTTGGAGTAGCCCAAAGGGGATATTTAGAAGAAAAAGATATTATTAATTGTTGGGAGATAGAGGAATTAGAAAGATATTTAAGGGGATGATTTAATGGATAAAAAATACTTACAAACACTAGAATTTTACAAAATAGTAAAGATGTTAGAGAATAAAGCTTTAACACCTATGGGGAAGGAAAAATGTCTAGGAGTTTTTCCAGAACAAGATAAAGACAGATTATTAGAACTACTAAATTTTACTTCTGAAGGGGTGATTTCATATAACTATGGAAATCCGCCATTAGTAGAGTTAAAGGATATTTCTTCATCCCTCTATAGGGCAGGTAAAGGTGGATTATTAAACGGATTAGAACTTTATGAAATTCAGCGAACCCTACAAGGAGCTAAAGAACTAAAAATTTTCTTTACTAAAATAAAAAATTTAACTCCTAGAATAAATAACTTATTACAGTTAATGGATGAGTGTAAGGAATTGAAAAGCCAACTCTCTATTAGTATAGGTGATAATGGTACTATTTTAGATACTGCATCTAGCGAATTAAAGGCTATAAGGAAACAGATCTTCCGTTCTGAAGGTGAACTTAAGGAAAGGTTAGAGAGATTTGTAAAGTCTCCTCAAAATCAGAAGTATTTACAAGAAGGACTTGTTACCCAAAGAAATGATAGATATGTGGTTCCGGTAAAAGTTGAACATAAAGGGCAAGTAACAGGGATTGTCCACGATTTTTCTGCCAGTGGTTCTACAGTTTACGTGGAACCTAGTTTTGCTGTAGAAATAGCTAATAAAATTCAAGAATTGAAAATAAAAGAAAAACAAGAGATAGAAAGGATTCTCTATAATTTAACTAACTTAGTATCACAAAATAAAGGAGCATTAGAATATATCAATAATCTTATTGGTGAACTAGATTTTATTTTAGCAAAAGCAAAATTAGCTAAGGAACTTAGGGGTACTGAACCGGTAATAAATGATGAGGGTTTTATTCATATAAAGGAAGGAAGACATCCGCTAATTCCCTTTGAGGAAGTTGTCCCTATAACTTTAGAATTGGGAAAAGATTTTACAACTTTAGTAATTACTGGTCCTAATACTGGGGGGAAAACCGTTACATTAAAGACAGTGGGATTATTGACCTTAATGGCACAAAGTGGTATGTTTGTACCTGCTCAAGAAGGTAGTAGTTTTCCTATCCTTGAAGGGGTATATGCAGATATAGGAGATGAACAAAGTATAGAACAGTCTTTAAGTACTTTTTCTTCCCATATGACAAATATAATCAATATTATCGAGAATGCTACTACTAATTCTCTGGTATTATTTGATGAATTAGGTGCAGGAACTGACCCCTTAGAAGGTTCGGCATTAGCTACAGCCATCCTTGATTTTTTTAAAGAAAGGGGAACATTGACAGTAGCTACCACCCATTATAGTCAATTGAAAAGTTATGCTTATGAAAACAGTGGTGTTGAAAATGCATCGGTAGAATTTGACCATCTGACATTAAGACCTACATATAAGTTGTTAATAGGAATTCCTGGTAAAAGTAATGCCTTTGAAATTTCTAAAAGGTTAGGTCTTAGTGAAGAGATAATCCATAGGGCAAAGGAACTTATTAGTAAAGATACCCTTAAAGTAGATGAAATGATAAAAGATTTAGAAGAAAAAAGAATGTTTTACGAAAAAAAGTTAAAAGAACTAGAACTATCTGTACAGCAATATAATCAAAAAAATAGTGAATTACAAGAAAAGCTAGAAGAACTTTCCGCTAAAAAAGAAACAATAATACAAAAAGCGAAGGAAGAAGCAAATAAAATTCTTCGCTTAGCTAAAAGGGAAGGGGAAAGCCTTATTGAAGAATTGAAACAAATTCATAAAGAAGTGGAAAAAGGTGAAGTTCAAAGGTATTTGCAAGAAGCAAGGGAAAAAATGAAAAATATTTCCCCCATAAAAGAAGAATCTACTTTAAAAGGAAATTTAACAAAAGAGAAAATAAAAGTAGGTATGGAAGTAAAACTGTTAGATATTAATCAAAAGGGAATTGTTTTAGAGTTGCCAGATGAAAATAATCAAGTATTATGCCAAGTAGGGATTATAAAGGTAAAAACAGCTTTAGAAAATTTAGAAGGAGTTCCCCAATCTGCTAAAGTCTCCTTTAATAATAAAGGTGGAACTAAAACTGTGACTTCAAAAGGAGAGCATTCTAGTACTACCTTAGATATCAGAGGTCAAAATGTCGAAGAAGCCATTTTAAATATTGATAAATTTTTAGACAGTTGTTTTATATCAGGGTTTAAAGAGGTAACAATAATCCATGGTAAAGGTACAGGAGCATTAAGGGCAGGAGTTCAACAATATTTAAAGAAACATCCCCATGTTAAGTCTGTCCGTTTAGGTGGCTATTATGATGGGGGAGAAGGTGCTAGTATTGTCACTTTAGATTAGGAGGAATAATAAATTAAAAAGAGCCCAAAAGTGGGCTCTTTTTTAATTACCATTACCATTACCGTTATTTTTGGGAATTTGAATTGACTTAGTTGGAGATGGTGAAGCACCTTCAGCAACTATATAATAGTAATATGTTTTACCTTTTTCTATATTTGTATCTAGATAGAAGAGATTAGAAGTAGAATGTATTTCAGTAAAGCCAGAGTTTTCTTCGGTACTCCGGAAAATACGATAATTTGTCGCATTGAAAGCTGGCTCCCAACTTATTTCCACCCTATTATTTCTAAATTCTAGCTTAAAGTTTGTAACCCTTTGGACAGAAGATGGGAGGGTTATTTTAATAGTATTTGAACCTCTGGTTTCAGTTCCATCACTAGTCAAACCCGTTACATAGTAGGAATATTCTACATCTTTATCTACATCTTTATCTAAATATTCTTTAACATTTAATGGTATATTGTTGAGAAGAACAAAATTGGAATCTGGGGTTTTTCGGTAAATATTAAATCCTAAAAGGTCGCTAGGAGCATCCCATTTTAATTTAATACCTTGAGGAGTTAACTCAGCAGTTAAGTTTCGAGGTAACGGGATATTGCCATCACCTTCGTGCATATCACAAACTTCTGTAGGTGCCATTAGATCAACATCTTTAGCTCTTCTGCCAGGACCTCTACTCCATATGTCTGTTGTAACTCGATAATCTCTAGGAGCTAACATAATTTTAGTTTGGCGGTGATGGGGGGGACAGGAATCACTGGCTAATTTACCACTTACTCTGCAAACAGTAACTTCTACAAAGGCATCACACATTTCAACAGGTTCGTATCCTCTGATGAATAAGTCTGTTCTGATATATTCTTCAGGGGTTAAAGGACTAGGTAATTTACCTGATTTTATACTGATTGGTATTTCCACAATATTATTAGGTTTTTCAAAGGGTGTGTCAGGTATATTTTTATGAACTCCCTCCATTATTTTACCCCATATTGTAGAAATCCATGGTTGACCTGCTGCTACACCTCTATTAT comes from the Anaerobranca gottschalkii DSM 13577 genome and includes:
- a CDS encoding endonuclease MutS2 — encoded protein: MDKKYLQTLEFYKIVKMLENKALTPMGKEKCLGVFPEQDKDRLLELLNFTSEGVISYNYGNPPLVELKDISSSLYRAGKGGLLNGLELYEIQRTLQGAKELKIFFTKIKNLTPRINNLLQLMDECKELKSQLSISIGDNGTILDTASSELKAIRKQIFRSEGELKERLERFVKSPQNQKYLQEGLVTQRNDRYVVPVKVEHKGQVTGIVHDFSASGSTVYVEPSFAVEIANKIQELKIKEKQEIERILYNLTNLVSQNKGALEYINNLIGELDFILAKAKLAKELRGTEPVINDEGFIHIKEGRHPLIPFEEVVPITLELGKDFTTLVITGPNTGGKTVTLKTVGLLTLMAQSGMFVPAQEGSSFPILEGVYADIGDEQSIEQSLSTFSSHMTNIINIIENATTNSLVLFDELGAGTDPLEGSALATAILDFFKERGTLTVATTHYSQLKSYAYENSGVENASVEFDHLTLRPTYKLLIGIPGKSNAFEISKRLGLSEEIIHRAKELISKDTLKVDEMIKDLEEKRMFYEKKLKELELSVQQYNQKNSELQEKLEELSAKKETIIQKAKEEANKILRLAKREGESLIEELKQIHKEVEKGEVQRYLQEAREKMKNISPIKEESTLKGNLTKEKIKVGMEVKLLDINQKGIVLELPDENNQVLCQVGIIKVKTALENLEGVPQSAKVSFNNKGGTKTVTSKGEHSSTTLDIRGQNVEEAILNIDKFLDSCFISGFKEVTIIHGKGTGALRAGVQQYLKKHPHVKSVRLGGYYDGGEGASIVTLD